One Jeotgalicoccus saudimassiliensis DNA window includes the following coding sequences:
- a CDS encoding undecaprenyl-diphosphate phosphatase, with protein MDIITIIKYVFLGLLQGITEPIPVSSSGHLVIARELFGIEASGLSFEIFLNTASLLAILTVYRKDIISIIKNLWRFVFNGARDNDAVTDFKYIICLIIATIPVGVAGLLLKDVIGDNISVGFVGLMLLVTGVALLFIKNKRGVKQDGDLTVKDSIIVGIAQCMALTPGISRSGASIVGAIAVGLSQKNALRFAFLLYIPVSLGTAMLSVGDIVNDPNMNTLWLAYLLAFIVSVIATYFAVKWLQNVMERGNLIIFVYYCFALGTFSILYQFIWA; from the coding sequence TTGGATATCATTACTATTATTAAATATGTATTTTTAGGATTGCTTCAGGGAATTACCGAGCCGATTCCGGTTTCATCCAGCGGCCATCTCGTTATTGCACGCGAGCTGTTTGGAATTGAAGCTTCAGGATTGTCGTTTGAAATATTTTTAAACACAGCTTCACTCCTTGCAATTCTTACAGTTTACAGAAAAGATATTATCAGTATCATTAAAAACTTATGGAGATTTGTTTTTAACGGTGCCAGAGATAACGACGCAGTGACCGATTTCAAATATATAATCTGTCTTATTATCGCTACTATTCCTGTCGGTGTTGCGGGTTTGTTATTAAAAGATGTCATCGGGGATAATATTTCTGTCGGGTTTGTCGGCTTAATGCTTCTTGTTACAGGTGTTGCCTTATTATTCATTAAAAATAAACGCGGAGTTAAACAGGATGGTGACCTGACTGTAAAAGATTCAATTATTGTCGGTATAGCCCAGTGTATGGCATTAACACCCGGTATCAGCCGAAGCGGTGCATCAATTGTCGGAGCAATCGCTGTCGGCCTGAGTCAGAAAAATGCACTGCGTTTCGCTTTCCTGTTATATATTCCGGTATCTCTCGGAACTGCAATGCTGTCCGTTGGGGACATCGTTAATGATCCGAACATGAATACGTTATGGCTTGCCTATCTGCTGGCGTTTATCGTTTCGGTAATCGCAACGTACTTTGCAGTTAAATGGCTGCAAAATGTTATGGAGCGCGGTAACCTGATTATTTTCGTATACTACTGTTTTGCACTTGGAACATTTTCAATACTTTACCAGTTCATCTGGGCATAG
- the clpB gene encoding ATP-dependent chaperone ClpB yields the protein MDINKMTVKVQNIIERAQQYSQELKLQSIEPEAVIKAMLTADESMSADILTRAKINTDNIIEAYDEKLSKYNSVTGDSVEYGVYMSDGFSKLYNKAEKKMAEMEDSFISQEHMLLAALEEDNILKEAVVNKADIIKEIIKKIRGGNHVTTQNPENQYEVLEKYGRDLVEEVRNGNVDPVIGRDEEIRDTIRILSRKRKNNPVLIGEPGVGKTAIVEGLAQRIVRKDVPDSLLDKTVFELDLTSLVAGAKYRGEFEERLKAVLKEVKESDGRIILFIDEIHMLVGAGKTDGAMDAGNMLKPMLARGELHCIGATTTNEYREYIEKDSALERRFQKVQVPEPDVEDTISILRGLKERYEVHHGVRITDRALVAAAELSDRYITDRFLPDKAIDLMDQASATIRTEMGSNPTELDQINRRVMQLEIEEQALKGEKDTVSANRLAELQTELGDIKEEQKTLQNKVEKEKEQIQKVNDKRAEVDKVRQELEEAENNYELERAAELRHGKLPQLEKELAEFEAEMETASDEGRIIREVVTEEEIGFIVSQWTGIPVTKLVETEKDKLLKLSDILHERVVGQDEAVDLVADAVIRARAGIKDPDRPIGSFLFLGPTGVGKTELAKALAATMFDSEKHIIRIDMSEYMEKHSVSRLIGAPPGYVGHEEGGQLTEAVRRQPYSVILMDEVEKAHSDVFNILLQLLDEGRLTDSKGRSVNFKNTIVIMTSNIGSQHLLDTVVVDGELSDETKDIVMGEVHQYFKPEIINRMDDIVMFSPLTKKNMGAIVDRLLVDLNRRLDNQHMSLEVTDSVKNWVAESAYEPQFGARPLKRFIQKHIETPLARKLIASDLTEGLHIKADYVDDELVFDIK from the coding sequence TTGGATATTAACAAGATGACAGTGAAAGTGCAAAACATAATTGAACGTGCGCAGCAGTATTCACAGGAACTGAAACTGCAGTCGATCGAACCCGAAGCGGTCATAAAAGCGATGCTGACGGCAGATGAAAGTATGAGTGCTGATATACTGACCCGCGCAAAAATTAATACAGACAATATTATTGAAGCTTACGATGAAAAATTAAGTAAATACAATTCGGTAACCGGAGACAGCGTTGAATACGGCGTATATATGTCGGACGGCTTTTCGAAGCTGTATAACAAAGCTGAAAAGAAAATGGCGGAAATGGAAGACTCATTTATCTCCCAGGAGCATATGCTTCTTGCAGCGCTTGAAGAAGACAATATATTAAAAGAGGCCGTCGTCAATAAAGCGGACATTATTAAAGAAATCATAAAGAAAATCAGAGGGGGAAACCATGTGACAACACAAAATCCTGAAAACCAGTATGAAGTGCTGGAAAAATACGGCCGTGATCTGGTCGAAGAAGTCAGAAACGGCAATGTAGACCCTGTAATCGGTCGCGATGAGGAAATCCGCGACACAATCCGTATACTGAGCCGTAAACGTAAAAACAATCCGGTGCTGATCGGTGAACCCGGTGTCGGTAAAACAGCAATCGTTGAAGGACTGGCACAGCGTATCGTGCGTAAAGACGTGCCGGACAGCCTGCTCGACAAAACAGTATTCGAGCTCGATTTAACATCGCTCGTTGCAGGTGCTAAATACCGCGGTGAATTTGAAGAAAGACTGAAAGCAGTTTTAAAAGAAGTGAAGGAATCAGACGGCAGAATTATTCTCTTTATCGATGAAATTCATATGCTGGTCGGTGCCGGTAAAACAGACGGTGCAATGGATGCCGGCAATATGCTGAAACCGATGCTGGCACGAGGCGAGCTGCACTGCATCGGCGCAACGACGACAAATGAATACCGGGAATATATTGAAAAGGATTCGGCGCTCGAAAGACGTTTCCAGAAAGTACAGGTGCCGGAGCCGGATGTCGAAGATACGATTTCCATTTTGCGCGGACTTAAAGAACGCTACGAAGTACACCACGGTGTACGCATTACCGACCGTGCACTCGTCGCTGCAGCGGAATTATCGGACCGTTATATTACGGATCGTTTCCTGCCGGACAAAGCAATTGACTTAATGGATCAGGCAAGTGCGACAATCCGTACTGAAATGGGTTCAAACCCGACAGAACTCGATCAGATTAACCGCCGTGTTATGCAGCTTGAAATTGAGGAGCAGGCATTAAAAGGCGAAAAGGATACAGTATCTGCAAATCGTCTGGCTGAACTGCAAACAGAGCTCGGCGATATAAAAGAAGAACAGAAAACATTGCAGAACAAAGTTGAAAAAGAAAAAGAACAGATTCAAAAAGTGAATGACAAGCGTGCCGAAGTCGACAAAGTGCGTCAGGAGCTTGAAGAAGCTGAAAACAATTACGAACTTGAACGTGCAGCGGAACTCCGCCACGGTAAACTGCCTCAGCTTGAAAAAGAACTTGCGGAATTTGAAGCTGAAATGGAAACCGCATCGGACGAAGGACGTATAATAAGAGAAGTTGTGACCGAGGAGGAAATCGGCTTTATCGTCAGCCAGTGGACCGGTATTCCGGTAACGAAGCTCGTTGAAACCGAAAAAGATAAACTGCTTAAACTTTCTGATATACTTCACGAGCGTGTCGTTGGCCAGGATGAAGCGGTGGATCTTGTCGCTGATGCTGTAATCAGAGCACGTGCAGGAATTAAGGATCCTGACAGACCAATCGGAAGCTTCCTGTTTTTAGGACCGACGGGTGTCGGTAAGACGGAGCTCGCGAAAGCACTTGCCGCAACGATGTTTGATTCGGAGAAACATATAATCCGCATCGATATGAGTGAATATATGGAAAAACATTCTGTCTCAAGGCTGATTGGTGCACCGCCGGGATACGTCGGTCATGAAGAGGGCGGACAGCTGACTGAAGCGGTACGCCGTCAGCCGTATTCAGTCATCCTGATGGATGAAGTGGAAAAAGCGCATTCCGACGTATTCAATATTCTGTTACAGCTTCTCGATGAAGGCCGGCTGACTGACTCAAAAGGGCGGAGTGTTAACTTTAAAAACACAATCGTTATTATGACTTCGAATATCGGCTCCCAGCATCTCCTGGACACGGTCGTTGTCGATGGTGAACTGAGCGATGAAACGAAAGATATTGTTATGGGTGAAGTTCATCAGTACTTTAAACCTGAAATTATTAACCGTATGGACGATATTGTCATGTTCAGTCCGTTAACCAAGAAAAATATGGGTGCGATTGTCGATCGTCTGCTCGTTGACCTAAACAGACGTCTCGATAATCAGCACATGTCACTTGAAGTAACGGACAGCGTGAAAAACTGGGTGGCTGAAAGTGCATATGAGCCGCAGTTTGGTGCCCGTCCGCTGAAACGTTTTATTCAGAAACATATCGAAACACCGCTTGCGAGAAAACTGATTGCGTCAGATTTGACTGAAGGACTGCATATTAAAGCAGATTATGTGGATGATGAACTGGTATTCGATATTAAATAA
- a CDS encoding glycerol-3-phosphate dehydrogenase/oxidase, whose protein sequence is MMLNALTRKHQLEHMSKFEYDLLIIGGGITGAGIALDASMRGLNVALVEMQDFSAGTSSRSTKLIHGGLRYLKQMQVNVVRETGRERAIVYENGPHVTTPEWMLLPFHKGGTFGEFTTSLGLKVYDALAQVDKNERRNMLSKKEVIERVPNIKTDGLRGGGHYVEYKTDDSRLTIEVMKKAASYGADAVNYVKAEGFLYDNGTVTGITATDVLKNETYEIKSKAVVNASGPWVDEVRANDQAGKQTKKHLVHTKGVHIVFKQEDFPLTQAVYFDTKEDGRMIFAIPRAGKTYVGTTDTFYGEQKENPTADAEDKTYLIDAVNFMFPDLNLDVSKIESSWAGIRPLIQSGSKNASDISRKDEIWHSTSGLITIAGGKLTGYRHMAEEITDEVSEYLKKHHKMHLKKVSTKNEPVSGGKVGGSVGYQNYVDNISRKAPSYGLSLDEGHVLAMKYGSNAEAVYQYAGITNNNHEKYGLSKPLYAEVIYGILHEMVIKPTDFFVRRSGKLYFEIDDVLMYRSGVEQLLQDTLGFGDEVKNKYSKELDAAIEDTRR, encoded by the coding sequence ATTATGTTAAACGCTCTCACTAGAAAACACCAGCTCGAGCATATGTCAAAATTTGAATACGATCTGCTTATTATCGGCGGCGGTATTACAGGTGCCGGTATTGCTCTCGATGCATCGATGCGCGGGCTCAATGTTGCACTTGTCGAAATGCAGGATTTTTCTGCCGGTACGAGCAGCCGCAGTACAAAGTTAATTCACGGCGGTCTCCGCTACTTAAAACAAATGCAGGTAAACGTCGTCCGTGAAACCGGGCGCGAACGTGCTATTGTTTATGAAAACGGTCCGCACGTTACTACACCGGAATGGATGCTGCTGCCGTTTCATAAAGGCGGGACATTCGGTGAGTTTACTACAAGTCTCGGGTTAAAAGTTTACGACGCTCTCGCACAGGTCGATAAAAATGAGCGCCGCAATATGCTTTCTAAAAAAGAAGTCATTGAACGCGTCCCAAACATTAAAACCGACGGGCTCCGCGGCGGCGGCCATTACGTGGAATATAAAACTGACGATTCACGGCTGACTATCGAAGTTATGAAAAAAGCTGCTTCATACGGTGCAGATGCAGTCAACTATGTCAAAGCTGAAGGGTTCCTGTACGACAACGGGACTGTAACGGGTATTACCGCGACCGATGTTCTCAAAAATGAAACGTATGAAATTAAAAGTAAAGCTGTCGTCAATGCCTCAGGACCGTGGGTCGATGAAGTCCGTGCAAATGACCAGGCAGGCAAACAGACTAAAAAGCATCTGGTTCATACTAAAGGTGTTCATATTGTCTTTAAGCAGGAGGACTTCCCGTTAACCCAGGCGGTGTACTTCGACACGAAAGAAGACGGCCGGATGATTTTTGCAATTCCCCGTGCAGGAAAAACATACGTCGGCACAACGGATACTTTTTACGGTGAACAGAAGGAAAATCCAACTGCTGATGCCGAAGATAAAACATATCTGATCGATGCCGTTAATTTTATGTTTCCTGATTTAAATCTGGATGTTTCTAAAATTGAATCTTCATGGGCAGGCATCCGTCCGCTCATACAGTCCGGCAGCAAAAATGCTTCCGACATTTCCCGTAAAGACGAAATATGGCACAGTACGAGCGGCCTGATTACTATTGCCGGCGGCAAACTGACAGGCTACCGTCATATGGCAGAGGAAATTACCGATGAAGTTTCGGAATATCTGAAAAAACATCATAAAATGCATTTGAAGAAAGTATCCACTAAAAACGAGCCGGTCTCCGGCGGAAAAGTCGGAGGCAGTGTCGGCTATCAGAACTACGTCGACAATATCAGCCGCAAAGCACCGAGCTACGGCCTTTCACTGGATGAAGGTCATGTGCTCGCCATGAAATACGGCAGTAATGCCGAAGCTGTTTATCAGTATGCGGGCATTACGAATAACAACCATGAAAAATACGGTCTTTCAAAGCCGCTTTATGCAGAAGTTATATACGGTATACTGCATGAAATGGTAATTAAACCGACAGACTTTTTCGTCCGCCGTTCCGGCAAGCTGTACTTCGAAATCGACGATGTGCTCATGTACCGGAGCGGTGTTGAACAGCTGCTGCAGGATACGCTTGGATTCGGTGATGAAGTAAAAAACAAATACAGCAAAGAACTCGATGCTGCAATCGAAGATACGAGGAGATAA
- the glpK gene encoding glycerol kinase GlpK, translating into MKKYVMSIDQGTTSTRAVLIGRDGQIAASNQREFTQYFPRSGWVEHNANEIWSSVLSVVAGVMIENNVTPAEIDSIGITNQRETTVIWDKNTGLPIYNAIVWQSRQTADICSTLKEQGHEPMFREKTGLLIDPYFSGTKIKWILDRVEGAREKAENGELLFGTIDSWIIWKFTEGETHVTDYTNASRTLLYNIHELKWDEDLLSVLDVPAALLPEVKSSSEVYGYTTKSHFFGYNIPIAGIAGDQQAALFGQTCFKEGDAKNTYGTGCFLLLNTGEEPTTSSNGLLTTIAIGINGKVTYALEGSIFVAGSAIQWLRDSLEFFSDSKVSEQYALEIDSSDGVYVVPAFTGLGAPYWDSEARGAMFGLSRGATKAHISRATLEAVAYQTKDVLDAMQLDAGIAIDRLRVDGGASANNFLMQFQSDILQTNVERPEILESTALGAAYLAGLATEFFESQEALETLKKTDSTFTPLMDDKERQSLYSGWQSAVRATQMFKADS; encoded by the coding sequence ATGAAGAAATATGTCATGTCCATCGACCAGGGAACGACGAGTACACGTGCTGTGCTTATCGGCAGGGACGGACAAATTGCCGCTTCCAATCAGCGGGAATTTACACAGTACTTCCCCCGCTCCGGCTGGGTGGAACACAACGCCAATGAAATATGGAGCTCTGTCTTGTCAGTCGTTGCCGGTGTAATGATTGAAAACAATGTTACTCCTGCAGAAATCGACTCCATCGGTATTACAAATCAGCGGGAAACGACGGTAATATGGGATAAAAACACAGGGCTTCCCATATACAATGCAATCGTCTGGCAGTCGAGACAAACCGCTGATATATGCAGCACTTTAAAGGAGCAGGGTCATGAACCGATGTTCCGTGAAAAGACCGGTCTCCTGATTGATCCTTATTTCTCAGGAACGAAAATTAAGTGGATTCTCGATCGTGTCGAAGGTGCCAGAGAGAAAGCTGAAAACGGCGAACTTCTTTTCGGTACGATAGACAGCTGGATCATCTGGAAATTTACAGAAGGCGAAACTCATGTGACTGACTATACGAATGCGAGCCGGACACTTTTATACAATATACATGAACTCAAATGGGACGAAGATTTATTGTCAGTACTGGATGTACCTGCTGCACTGCTTCCGGAAGTAAAATCTTCGAGTGAAGTATACGGCTACACGACCAAATCCCATTTCTTCGGGTACAATATTCCGATTGCAGGTATTGCCGGTGACCAGCAGGCAGCACTGTTCGGCCAGACTTGTTTCAAAGAAGGCGACGCCAAAAATACGTACGGTACCGGCTGCTTCCTGCTGCTGAATACCGGTGAAGAACCGACCACGAGCAGCAACGGTCTGTTAACGACAATTGCCATCGGTATTAACGGCAAAGTGACTTATGCTCTGGAAGGTTCAATCTTTGTTGCAGGCAGCGCGATTCAGTGGCTGCGCGACAGCCTTGAATTTTTCAGCGATTCAAAAGTCAGCGAACAGTATGCACTTGAGATTGATTCGTCGGATGGTGTCTATGTAGTTCCAGCCTTTACCGGTCTCGGTGCCCCCTACTGGGATTCAGAAGCGCGCGGTGCGATGTTCGGGCTGAGCCGGGGTGCCACAAAAGCGCATATAAGCCGGGCGACACTTGAAGCTGTTGCCTACCAGACAAAAGATGTACTGGATGCAATGCAGCTGGATGCAGGTATTGCGATTGACAGACTCCGCGTTGACGGCGGTGCATCGGCGAATAATTTCCTGATGCAGTTCCAGTCGGATATCTTGCAGACTAATGTTGAACGCCCGGAAATACTGGAGTCTACAGCACTCGGTGCCGCATATCTTGCCGGCCTTGCCACGGAATTTTTTGAATCACAGGAGGCACTGGAGACACTTAAAAAAACAGACTCCACATTTACTCCGCTGATGGATGATAAAGAACGTCAATCTCTGTACAGCGGCTGGCAGAGCGCTGTACGTGCCACCCAGATGTTTAAAGCAGACAGTTAA
- a CDS encoding YjzD family protein, translated as MRYLVTFFWAFLLTQMVNFILNSLAGGGPINFWIGVVLAVAITLAIFILDGLTKMSADHTHAGDEH; from the coding sequence ATGAGATATCTCGTTACATTTTTCTGGGCATTCCTGCTCACTCAAATGGTTAACTTCATACTAAACAGTCTTGCTGGAGGCGGTCCGATTAATTTCTGGATCGGTGTTGTTTTAGCTGTTGCAATTACATTAGCAATCTTCATTCTTGACGGATTGACTAAAATGTCAGCTGACCACACGCATGCGGGCGACGAACACTAA
- a CDS encoding ABC transporter ATP-binding protein codes for MGEELLSVKNLTTSFKIDGNYYPAVDGVSLDIKPNEVVALVGESGSGKSATAFSLMKLHRKARIEGQVNFEGRDLLKYNEKKMNNIRGGEMAMIFQDPMTALNPLMKIKHQIMETLKIHKTKAKSERESYAIELLSRVGIPNPERVGEAFPHELSGGMRQRVVIAIAIANRPRLLIADEPTTALDVTIQAQILDLIRELQEDLNSGVLLITHDLGVVAEMADRVAVMYAGQIVEIAPVRELFKNPKHPYTRSLLNSLPNEDQHGSKLHVIEGVVPALNKMERESCRFAPRIPWIPAEAHEHNPELREISPGHHVRCTCYKDFYLKSDSDTGIQVEQAQMENAEEEVTE; via the coding sequence GTGGGAGAAGAGCTACTGAGCGTTAAAAATCTGACGACATCCTTTAAAATCGACGGGAATTATTATCCCGCGGTTGACGGTGTATCACTCGATATTAAACCGAACGAAGTGGTGGCACTCGTAGGGGAGTCGGGTTCAGGTAAAAGTGCAACGGCGTTTTCATTAATGAAACTGCACCGTAAAGCACGTATCGAGGGGCAGGTTAATTTTGAAGGAAGGGACCTCCTTAAATATAATGAAAAAAAGATGAATAATATTCGGGGCGGGGAAATGGCGATGATTTTCCAGGATCCGATGACTGCGTTGAATCCGCTGATGAAAATAAAGCATCAGATTATGGAAACGCTGAAAATACATAAGACGAAAGCTAAAAGTGAAAGGGAAAGCTATGCGATTGAACTTCTGTCGAGAGTAGGTATTCCAAACCCGGAACGTGTCGGTGAAGCGTTCCCTCATGAGTTGTCAGGAGGAATGAGACAGCGTGTTGTTATCGCGATTGCGATTGCCAACAGACCGCGTCTGTTAATCGCAGATGAACCGACAACGGCACTGGATGTAACAATCCAGGCACAGATTCTTGATTTAATCAGAGAACTGCAGGAAGACCTGAACTCGGGTGTACTTCTCATTACACACGACCTCGGAGTCGTAGCTGAAATGGCTGACCGTGTTGCAGTTATGTACGCAGGACAGATTGTGGAAATTGCTCCGGTAAGAGAACTGTTCAAAAATCCGAAGCACCCGTACACAAGATCATTGCTGAACTCTCTGCCGAACGAAGATCAGCACGGCAGTAAACTTCATGTTATCGAAGGGGTAGTGCCTGCACTGAATAAAATGGAACGTGAATCATGCCGATTCGCTCCGCGTATTCCGTGGATTCCGGCTGAAGCTCATGAGCATAATCCGGAACTTCGCGAAATTTCCCCGGGGCACCACGTCCGCTGTACGTGCTACAAAGATTTCTACTTAAAATCAGATTCTGATACAGGAATACAAGTAGAACAGGCACAAATGGAAAACGCCGAAGAAGAGGTGACGGAATGA
- a CDS encoding ATP-binding cassette domain-containing protein has product MSNLLEVKDLKVYYPIKGGFFNTVKDHVKAVDGVSLNIPQGTTYGLVGESGSGKTTTGKAVIGLNHITEGEILFDGKPISGSGKSVENSQEIQMIFQDPYSSLNVRKRVFDIVSEPIRNYHKRTKDELIAEVLGLLQKVGLPPGSLYKYPHEFSGGQRQRIGVARAIALNPKLIIADEPVSALDVSVQAQVLNFMQEIQEEMDLTMLFIAHDLGVVRHMCQHIGIMYQGRLVEEGTAEEIFNNPQHLYTKRLIAAIPDTNVDKIDENLHIRQSVKEEYDQHFHEYLDEDGRALPLINISATHKAALPAKG; this is encoded by the coding sequence ATGAGCAATTTACTCGAAGTCAAAGATTTAAAAGTGTATTACCCGATCAAAGGGGGATTCTTCAATACAGTTAAAGACCATGTTAAAGCAGTAGACGGTGTGTCACTGAACATACCTCAGGGGACTACTTACGGTCTTGTAGGGGAATCGGGATCAGGTAAAACAACTACCGGTAAAGCAGTTATCGGTCTGAACCATATAACAGAGGGAGAAATACTTTTCGACGGCAAGCCGATTAGCGGCAGCGGAAAGTCGGTTGAAAACAGCCAGGAAATACAAATGATTTTTCAGGATCCATATTCATCACTGAACGTGCGTAAACGAGTTTTTGATATCGTCAGCGAGCCGATCAGAAACTACCATAAGCGTACGAAAGATGAACTGATTGCCGAAGTTTTAGGTCTGCTTCAGAAAGTCGGCCTTCCACCGGGTTCTCTTTACAAATATCCGCATGAATTTTCGGGCGGTCAGAGACAGAGAATTGGTGTAGCAAGAGCGATTGCCCTGAATCCAAAACTGATTATTGCAGATGAGCCAGTATCGGCACTGGACGTATCGGTTCAGGCGCAGGTGCTTAACTTTATGCAGGAGATTCAAGAAGAAATGGATTTAACGATGCTGTTTATCGCACATGACCTCGGTGTAGTCCGTCACATGTGCCAGCATATCGGAATTATGTATCAGGGCCGCCTCGTCGAAGAGGGGACAGCGGAAGAAATTTTTAATAATCCGCAGCATCTCTACACGAAACGTCTGATTGCGGCAATTCCAGATACAAATGTTGATAAAATTGATGAAAATCTTCACATCCGCCAGTCGGTTAAAGAAGAGTACGATCAGCATTTTCACGAATATTTAGATGAAGACGGCAGAGCATTGCCGCTGATTAACATATCGGCGACACATAAAGCAGCATTGCCGGCAAAGGGGTGA
- a CDS encoding ABC transporter permease, which produces MLKFTIRRLIISFPQIILLSILIFFLGSLMPGDALSGLIDPTVPIEQIERLREQMGLNNPWYIQYRDWMFSMLQGDFGHSFFKQQPVLDVIGDRMLNTVWLSLFSAVLIYLIGIPLGLVSGRWNDSPLDSIITGYTYLGFATPTFIFGLVVLLLFGYTLGWLPTGGSVGAGITPGTLEYVISKIQHLVLPSFSIALIGLVGTVQYLRSGIIETKQKDFITLARAKGVSEGKVYTKHVFRNSILPIAAFFGYEITALLAGSLFIEQIYGYPGMGRLFLESISIRDFSVANVLILMYGMLAIIGTLLSDIILSIVDPRIRIK; this is translated from the coding sequence ATGTTAAAATTTACTATTAGACGTCTGATTATATCGTTTCCGCAAATTATTTTACTGAGTATTTTAATATTCTTCCTGGGTTCTTTAATGCCGGGGGATGCACTGAGCGGTCTGATTGACCCGACGGTGCCTATTGAACAGATTGAACGTCTGCGCGAACAGATGGGATTAAATAATCCATGGTATATCCAGTACAGAGACTGGATGTTCTCAATGCTCCAGGGAGACTTCGGTCACTCGTTCTTTAAACAGCAGCCGGTACTCGATGTAATCGGGGACAGAATGCTGAATACTGTATGGCTGTCATTATTCTCGGCAGTATTAATTTACTTAATCGGTATTCCACTTGGCCTTGTGTCAGGACGCTGGAATGACTCACCGCTCGACAGCATTATTACAGGATACACATACTTAGGTTTCGCAACACCGACTTTCATCTTTGGTTTAGTTGTTCTTTTACTGTTCGGTTATACACTTGGCTGGCTGCCTACCGGTGGATCTGTCGGGGCAGGTATAACTCCGGGAACACTGGAATATGTCATCAGTAAGATACAGCACCTTGTCCTGCCGAGCTTCTCGATTGCCTTAATCGGACTGGTAGGAACAGTTCAGTACTTACGAAGCGGTATTATCGAAACAAAACAAAAAGACTTCATTACTTTAGCGCGTGCTAAAGGGGTGTCGGAAGGTAAAGTATATACAAAACACGTTTTCAGAAACTCAATTTTACCAATTGCAGCATTTTTCGGTTATGAAATTACTGCATTACTTGCCGGCTCACTGTTTATTGAACAGATATACGGTTATCCGGGAATGGGACGACTGTTCCTTGAATCAATTTCAATCCGTGACTTCTCGGTAGCGAACGTACTTATTCTCATGTACGGCATGCTCGCGATAATCGGTACGTTACTGTCGGATATTATTTTAAGTATTGTGGATCCTCGTATCCGCATTAAGTAA
- a CDS encoding ABC transporter permease: MKNLPRSKPGWKIIFEELISDKLALFSLILLIIITSYVFGLTMFLNQAAIVKVDLFSINQPPNDDFRLGTDYGGRDIFGQLIIGTRNSLAIGFLVTAISVGFGVVYGIVSGYFGGHIDNAMMRIVDFFMVLPFLMIVVVFVTIVPSYDIWTFSLIMAAFLWTGTARLIRSVAMQEKELDYINASKTLGSSHIKIIFKQLMPNLVGLIIVNATLSLAANIGIESGLSFIGFGFPESTPSLGTLMAYAIQTQTLQNRWWIWAPAAILILVLMLCVRNIGEAFRRAGDARQRNA, translated from the coding sequence ATGAAAAATCTTCCGCGCTCGAAGCCGGGCTGGAAAATTATATTTGAAGAACTGATCAGCGACAAACTGGCACTGTTCTCACTTATACTTTTAATTATTATTACATCTTATGTATTTGGACTGACTATGTTCCTTAACCAGGCGGCAATCGTTAAAGTCGATTTATTCTCGATTAACCAGCCGCCGAACGATGATTTCAGACTCGGTACCGACTACGGCGGCCGTGATATATTCGGTCAGCTGATTATCGGAACGAGAAACTCGCTTGCTATCGGTTTCCTCGTTACAGCAATCAGTGTCGGTTTCGGTGTTGTTTACGGGATTGTGTCAGGATATTTCGGCGGACATATTGATAACGCGATGATGCGTATTGTTGACTTCTTTATGGTACTTCCATTCCTGATGATTGTTGTAGTATTCGTAACAATCGTTCCGTCATACGACATCTGGACATTCTCACTGATTATGGCAGCATTCCTGTGGACAGGGACTGCAAGACTGATTCGTTCAGTGGCAATGCAGGAGAAAGAACTTGATTACATTAATGCATCTAAGACACTCGGCAGTTCGCATATTAAAATAATCTTTAAGCAGCTGATGCCGAACCTTGTCGGACTGATAATCGTTAACGCTACACTGTCACTTGCAGCGAACATCGGAATTGAGTCCGGACTGTCGTTCATCGGTTTCGGTTTCCCTGAGAGTACTCCTTCACTGGGTACGCTGATGGCATACGCTATTCAGACTCAGACACTGCAAAACAGATGGTGGATCTGGGCACCTGCTGCGATACTGATTTTAGTATTAATGCTGTGTGTAAGAAACATCGGGGAAGCATTCAGACGTGCAGGGGATGCCCGTCAGAGAAATGCATAA